tgagtGCAGATGTAAGGGTTACGCCAAAGCAAAATATGAATATTCTTTCTAAATGTAAAAGTAGGCGTTACGTTGAATCACGCCAAAACAAAGTATGgatattctttcttttttagtgCAGACGTAGACATTACGTTGAActaccaaaacaaaatatagataTTCTTTCTAAGTGCGGATATAGGCATTGCACTGAACTGCGAAAATCAAATATAGATATTCTTTATAGTTGCGAATGAAAGGGTTATGCCAAACtgtaaaaacaaaatatggttaTCATTTCTGATTCTAGACGCATGCATTAAATCAAATCGTGAAAACAAAAGAGTTCTTTTAGCTTGGTTAGCCTGAAGACTCTCCGGAAAACTCTTGCCTAGAAGACTCTTTGAGGTAATCCAATTCTTCAGTCCTTTTAAGGTACTTTAtgggatttttggatttttgaatttgatttttctagAGGACCCCACAATAGAGGTTataatgatattgattttgttGAGTAGATAATAATGTCTCCATCTCAACATAAATGTTCACACTTAGAAGCGGTGGCATCtcataaaatagtaaaaagtaAGATTATGGGTTTCCTCGAAGACTTTTAGGGAAGTTCTTTTTGAAGAGTATGGCTAGGAAGGTCATTTAGGCGTAAGAATTTGGAGTCAGTTGGAAGGGCGCAAGTTTCAGATCGTTGAGGATATCTATGAGGTAGGGTTGGATTGGAAACCTAAGTCCAAATTCTAAGTATTGGGGGCTAACGGCTACGAACCCTACAGGAGAAAAGGTTGTGTGGTTGCCAGGAGAAGGCACCATTACACGGTTGTCGCAAGGTAGGTGATACTTCGAAGCACATGACCTTAGCTTGCTGATCGTTAGCTTCGAAAGATAACGCTTGAAGACCTCGCGAGTTGCGAGTTCCTTGGTAGCTCTTTGGGCGGCTACAGGGTCGACACGCTGAGGTACTCTTTCAGCGACCTCTGCACCAGATGAGATCGTTGTCCACGCCCGTGCCCTTACGGTGTGCTCTGAAGAGCTAGAGGTGTCATCATCTTCTACCCTTGTGGTTGCGGCGCTTCTGATCTGATGTGGACATCTAcgataaaaaggaaaaaagaaaaaaaaaagtgaagtcGCTGAAGGCACTCACGAACCAAAGTTCCTTAAGACACTTCCTATCTATCAGGTCACGCGCTTCGCAACAGGGTTTTACCTAAAACAGAGGGGGCTAAATCTACTGACCGATTAGCCTTCTACAATAAATGAATGCTAATCCTAAAGTCAACAAGCTCGAAGGCGATGTGACACATCACTTGATGCCCCTAAAGATACACAGCTATTGTTGGAAGACGAGGCATGGAAGGAAAAGTCGATAGAAGGAATGGGAACGGTAGTAAAGTCAAGGGAATGAGTTATGAGAAACTTACTGTTCCGAGTTGATCGTTACAAAAGTTAGGAACGAAAGCCAACGCTTGATGGAAATACGACAGAGATCTTCACGGAGGCAACACAAGAAAGCTTCGAAGGTAGACGACAATGGAGTTCTAGGAGTAGGAAAAGAAGAGTGCAGGAGAAAAAGTCGTTTCAAAATGGCACGATGAGAGGGAAAAGAGTTCCCTCACGATTTTATAGGTTGGGTTGTTCCACGTTGGATTGAGAAACTGACAAACTACCCTAGATCTAACAACAACACGTAAAACCATAGGTCCCATGAGCATAATGATTAAGCAGTTACAGGGAACGTGCTCATTAAATGTGCCTCAGACAAGATGTGCAGTATAAAGATGTGCTATTTGAAACGATTGGGCAAAAGTTTGGAAGGTGGGTTGACAGTTCGCATAGCCCAGTCCGATCAGCATACATCAGCTTGCACTCCGAAGATCACACCGCGAGTTGAGGGCTAGTGTTATGGTTAATTTCTAAACCACCTCTTATAGACCGGACTCGACCAAGCAAGCTGGCTTAACCTCTCGAAGCCCAATGGGCGTAAGGCCAAGGACACCTTAGCAAGGGCGCAGATCTCTGAAACTCGAGCTCTGATAGTGAGAGTAAACGAGCTCCCAACAAGGTCTTTAGCTCACTGGCCAATCCGATCAGCTCGCATGACAAAAAGGCTGCGTAATAATTGGAGACAATGTTCGCCTGCCTTATCTAAAGCAAACCAAATCCCTGATAATGCAGAATCTATTCCTAATTTTGTGGAACTGATAAGGACATATTATCCCCATAATATTGTTCTTCCATATTTAGAAGTCATTTAAATTGTAAACATCTCACTCTATAAATAAGGCTCAAAAAATCATTGAATGTgcatatgatcaattacatattGTTATTCTGCCGAAATTAttagagaacagtcgtggagtaAGCATCATTTTGGCCGAATCACGTAAAAACTCGCgtatcatttattatttgtgttatttgtttcttctttttacaTTGGTGTTTATTTTATCAGTGTAAGTCGACGAATCACGATTGTCTAATTCTGAATGTCGAGAGTTTGGTTCCTAACTAACGACTAGggtttctctttttattttgtttcttgatttcagttttttccaattttcaataattccatcttttctttttttcttttttaatttaatttttactttgttTGCTAATTTAACAAAAACCATTTGCTTGCCACTAAAAAAACTATtaagattatgtatttaattaaccataaaaaatttcatatatatataaaattaactaataaatgCAAATCCATGTAACAAGAGTAGTAATGATTTTGTCATAACACATAATTAGAAACTAAAGTCGCTTTTGGCATTGAATTAATTCAATTCTAAACAcgatgaaagaaagaagaaacaacaAATTTGTTCTCCTACATATCGAACAAACCAAAGTGGGGATGCAAAAAGAGATAACCCGTCTCTCATTTTATCGAGCAAATATTACGTCACGCGatacaaataacataatattctttaaaatatatatatatatatatagcgcaTTCCCCATGAAAGAAGTTTGTAActttaaaataagttttgagACTCAACTTCCAAGTTTTTAGTACATTAAGTGTAGGCTGTCTATAATCTAACAGTACCTAATAGCAATAGATTAAATAACTCTCTCAACAGAGTACGAACGAACATTAATGAATCTCTCGTGGATTGTGGTCTGATTAACAGAAGACAAGGTTCCATATCTAAATCAACTTCCAAAGCAAACCCATCAATCTTATGCGATACGGAAGACCTCAACTTGATCCAGAACAGGTCCGCACAGAGCTCCCATGTCGTGAGCGCTGGTGTGATAGTACGAGCTGAAGAAGGTGAGCCTTGTCCGGATGGAAAGGGCTTTGAACTTGAGGCTCGCCGTCTTGAATTTCCCCAGTCCCTGCGACTCGAAGGGCGCCTTTACCGTCGCGTTTCCGGCGAACGCCTCCACCATCATCGATCCGTGGCAGCCGTTCTTCGCGTCTCCGAGGGCGAAGCTCAGCTTATAGATCTGGTTCGGGACCGTTCTGATCACCTGCGCGATGGCGCTCTCCCTCCCCGAGACCAGTTCAATCGCCGCCACGCCGAACGGCACGTTGAAGTGCCTCTTGTCGATGAACTTCACCGCCTTTAGGGATTCGATGATCCAGCCGGGGAGAGGGGAGGTCAGATCTTCCTGCTTCGGCGGCAGCAGAACGCCGTTCGAGCTGTTAAGCAGCCGGTGCGGCCCCTCCTCGAAACCCTCGTTTCTCACCAAATTGCCTGagagaagacgaagaagaaataaaggaatGGATCACGCGTGGTTCGGTTTCAATATATGACTACGACTACGAGATGCACATACCTCGAGCGGGTCTCGGAGGGAAGAGCTCTTTGATGGCGACGGCGTCGAGGAGGGGGCCGCAGCTGGGATCCTCCTGAACGCCGGTGTTGTGGAAGATGACGGTGGCGAGATCAGAGGCCGCTCGGAAGCCCCAGGCGTAGGTGTCGCCGCCGTTGCTGCTGTAGAGAGTTTGGAGGGGCAGGTCGCCGACCTGCGGCGGGACGGAGACTCGGAGAACCTCGTCTTGGGCGCAAGTCCTCGATGCGCCGAACGTGAGGGCGTAGAGAGCACCTTTTTTGACGGGGATTGTCTGGGAGATGGAGGCCTCGTTGCCCAGCCGGACGGCGTGGACGCCATGGTTGACGGCGAAGTACATTCCGCCGGGCTGCGGACCGCCGGAGATATACTCGACCCGGCCCTTGATTACCCATTTGGGGAGGGAGTGTTTTCCTTGGATCAGCGTCTTCTTGAGGTTGGCTTTGCTAGGTGCCTCTTCGAAGTTGCCATTTGGGAGCAGCCCTGAGGATGAAAACAAGGGTCAAGACACAGGACGCCATTAACGACGTATTCGAAGCTCAGATCGATGAATCAGAAACAGGACAGAATGTAAATACCAAAGAACACTACTCTAATTAAGAAGTGAGATGAACTTAAGGAGGTGGGATTTGGGATGTTACCTTCAAGAACAGGCGGCGCTGCAAAAGCAAATGCAGTGAACTGGAAGCAGAAAGCAAGAAGAACCGAGCTCAGCACAGCCATTCTCATCTGGAGAAAGAACTGGAGGGCCAGCACCAGGAGAGGGAAGATCAGATAAGATCAGATGGGTTTTAGGGCTTCCatgccttgcattttatatgcaagagagagagagagagaggggtatGATGGGTCTGTCTGTCACCTATGCCTGCAGTGCAGTCTGAGGCTGTGAGTTTCTCATTCGAGGAACTGAACTTTCTCCTCAATTCATGCAAACTAGTCTGTCTGTTATCCTCCTCTTTCCAGTCTCCACTGTTtcagtattattatttttctcagaTAATTACAAAACTTACTAAGATTTGAAGATTTACGTCTTTATTTTTCCATACTATAAAACcttactactaaaactaaatcAAATGGCATTTGGGGATAGCATTAGCAGCTAATCAATAATCATATTCAAGTGTTTAGTCTCAGCGACGGATAGATGTGTGTTTTGGTTGAAAGTGTAAATGAAGGGTGGGGCCCCTCTTGTTATTGCCTATATCTTTGGTTGTTGGCATTGTTGCCGTGATTTGCTCTCTCTTTTAaaccccccccctttttttttaatttcttaacgTGGTATTATTTATGTACAGAAAAGGGGCAAGCCCTGCAATAATGTCTTGCTCCACTGCTAATACACAGACAGACTCCAATTATTACGAGTTAGGTGTAAGATTTTAATTCTGTTATTTGTAGTGtgtaatttaattatgtatttagctGTATTATGGTagattaattattcactatttattatttagccttttattgattaattattatattttataaactgATCACTCATGTATAAAGGACAagattgggttttcaaaaaaataaatagagatgGAACATGAGTATCAACATCATAGGTGGTAAAGCATTATTTAACTCAgttattgttaaaatataataataaatttttaattatgaattaatttttaatcttcGTGTGacttataaaaaaagaaattaattaaaaggtagGGGAGTGTCTCTCATAGAGACCCTCTAATAGTTAAGGCAaatctattgaaaataaaaataaaaaaaggcaatGTCTGGTCTCTCGTACAGGCTAAGGTAAGCATTCGATTTAATTGAATCGAAACGACTGATTTTAGCTAATCGAACTGAACCGTTTTTACAAGGATAACTGAACCGAACACCtatattaattgatttaatcGAAACCGAACTAACCAACACTGAGCTTGATGTAATTGaaccaaaaaatcgaaccgattAATCacaacaataattgaaaaaaattgaaccgattATACACAAAACTGACATAACCAAATTCCTACAAACAAAATCGAAATTGGTTTATTTTCTCACATGAAACTTCCAGTTCCAGCTACCAACCACTAGTCTTTTGTTAAAACCTCAAAATTCAGCTCAAAATAGAGCCGAGCAAGTATGAATAAGAATAATGGTAGTAGCAAGTATGATTCTTCATCATTTCCTACTAAAATTGAAACTCCCTGTTAGAGTTACGCCCCAtaagttaattatattttatataattgatcatactttttCATTGAGattttttatcttcaatcaattgttattgcaagatATTATggtttatttgtcattgatgtgtgtcatcattatttattgtgatctatacttgacaaagtctatagatcaaataggctcatggaatatgatCATGCATAGAGATGACAATCATAAAACATATTTCTTATAAGCCTTGATTTTAAATGTTCTTAGtcatatatatagttattagAAATGAACACTAATAATTCGGATAGGCTaacacatatgatgcatgctcaatcagaagaatgtcttgtttcatggacattggaaTGAAGACACCAAT
The Diospyros lotus cultivar Yz01 chromosome 12, ASM1463336v1, whole genome shotgun sequence DNA segment above includes these coding regions:
- the LOC127787449 gene encoding protein DUF642 L-GALACTONO-1,4-LACTONE-RESPONSIVE GENE 2-like, which encodes MRMAVLSSVLLAFCFQFTAFAFAAPPVLEGLLPNGNFEEAPSKANLKKTLIQGKHSLPKWVIKGRVEYISGGPQPGGMYFAVNHGVHAVRLGNEASISQTIPVKKGALYALTFGASRTCAQDEVLRVSVPPQVGDLPLQTLYSSNGGDTYAWGFRAASDLATVIFHNTGVQEDPSCGPLLDAVAIKELFPPRPARGNLVRNEGFEEGPHRLLNSSNGVLLPPKQEDLTSPLPGWIIESLKAVKFIDKRHFNVPFGVAAIELVSGRESAIAQVIRTVPNQIYKLSFALGDAKNGCHGSMMVEAFAGNATVKAPFESQGLGKFKTASLKFKALSIRTRLTFFSSYYHTSAHDMGALCGPVLDQVEVFRIA